From the genome of Gemmatimonas phototrophica, one region includes:
- a CDS encoding ABC transporter ATP-binding protein, whose protein sequence is MASSNGPPVIALQQVVKRYLMGSTEVLALRGVDLQVDAGEMLAIMGASGSGKSTLMNMLGCLDVPTSGRYALDGVAVNGLSRNALADLRNQKLGFVFQGFNLLPRTSALDNVELPLLYDRTARWTNTRELAAAALHRVGLGDRLDHDPSELSGGQQQRVAIARALVTKPTLLLADEPTGNLDSHTTVEIMALFQALNAQGITILIVTHETEVAQYAKRIVDMRDGRIIRDHPVVGRRDAAVDLAALQQDVVLTGAL, encoded by the coding sequence ATGGCGTCGTCCAACGGGCCCCCGGTCATTGCGCTGCAGCAGGTGGTGAAGCGCTATCTCATGGGGAGCACCGAGGTACTGGCCCTCCGTGGTGTGGACCTGCAGGTGGACGCCGGAGAGATGCTCGCGATTATGGGGGCCTCCGGGAGCGGCAAGTCCACGCTCATGAATATGCTGGGGTGTCTCGATGTCCCGACCAGCGGGCGTTACGCGCTCGATGGTGTGGCGGTGAATGGCCTCAGTCGGAACGCGCTGGCTGATCTGCGAAACCAGAAACTGGGGTTTGTGTTTCAGGGCTTCAACCTGCTGCCGCGCACGTCCGCGCTGGACAATGTGGAGTTACCACTCCTGTACGATCGTACCGCGCGCTGGACGAACACGCGCGAACTGGCGGCCGCCGCACTGCACCGCGTAGGGTTGGGCGACCGTCTTGATCACGACCCCAGCGAGCTGTCGGGGGGACAGCAGCAGCGGGTGGCCATTGCGCGCGCCCTCGTCACGAAACCGACACTCCTTTTGGCCGATGAGCCCACCGGCAATCTGGACAGTCACACCACGGTCGAGATCATGGCGCTGTTCCAGGCGCTGAACGCACAGGGGATCACGATTCTCATTGTGACCCACGAAACGGAGGTGGCGCAGTACGCGAAGCGCATCGTTGACATGCGGGACGGCCGCATTATCCGGGATCATCCGGTGGTGGGGCGCCGTGACGCCGCCGTCGATTTGGCAGCGCTGCAACAGGACGTCGTGCTCACGGGGGCGTTATGA
- a CDS encoding efflux RND transporter periplasmic adaptor subunit, with amino-acid sequence MNRRPFAIGIVVLSVAALATWYYRSAQTSDAPTFRYATVERTTLEATVAATGTLSAVRTVQVGTQVSGLVRELLVDFNDRVKKGQLLARIDPILQQQAVAESQASLERANAQLTQAKAEYDRTRTLFEAQVVTASEFNAIEATYAVATSNVRSAQIALDRARQNLSYTSIYAPIEGVIVSRTVDIGQTVAASLSAPELFRIAKNLREMQILASVDESDIGKIAVGQPVTFTVAAYAGRTFSGITKQVRLLSSITDNVVNYTVVVGVENGDGKLLPGMTATVKFLTARAPDVLAVSTAALRFTPTAAMLGADSALLTASRRPTTMGDTAARRAASVRRRPGGDSTGTLWVRDSTGTFARLLVRTGLSDGQRTEVRGPNLTEGLQVIVGITTASSGAAATAATSNPFQPTQQGGGAPRPRGAF; translated from the coding sequence ATGAACCGCCGGCCGTTCGCCATCGGCATTGTCGTCCTCAGTGTGGCCGCGTTGGCCACCTGGTACTACCGGAGCGCGCAGACCAGCGACGCCCCCACGTTTCGTTACGCCACGGTAGAGCGCACCACGCTTGAGGCCACGGTGGCGGCCACCGGTACGCTTAGCGCCGTCCGCACGGTACAGGTTGGCACGCAGGTGTCCGGGCTGGTGCGCGAACTGCTGGTGGACTTCAACGATCGCGTGAAGAAGGGGCAGTTGCTCGCTCGCATCGATCCCATTCTGCAGCAACAGGCCGTGGCCGAGTCTCAGGCGAGCCTGGAGCGGGCCAACGCCCAACTCACGCAGGCCAAGGCGGAGTACGACCGCACCAGGACCTTGTTTGAGGCCCAGGTGGTTACCGCCAGCGAGTTCAACGCCATCGAGGCGACCTACGCGGTGGCCACCTCCAATGTCCGATCGGCGCAGATTGCCCTCGACCGCGCGCGACAGAATCTGTCGTACACCTCCATCTACGCGCCGATTGAAGGGGTCATTGTGTCCCGTACGGTGGACATCGGACAAACAGTGGCGGCGAGTCTGTCTGCGCCCGAGCTGTTCCGGATTGCCAAGAATCTCCGGGAGATGCAGATCCTGGCGTCGGTGGATGAAAGCGACATCGGAAAGATTGCGGTGGGGCAGCCGGTTACCTTTACCGTGGCGGCCTACGCCGGGAGGACATTCAGCGGTATCACGAAGCAGGTTCGATTGCTGTCTTCCATCACCGACAACGTGGTGAACTACACCGTCGTCGTTGGGGTGGAGAATGGGGATGGCAAATTGCTCCCCGGCATGACGGCCACCGTAAAGTTTCTTACCGCGCGCGCGCCGGATGTGCTGGCCGTGTCCACTGCCGCCCTGCGATTCACGCCCACGGCCGCCATGCTTGGTGCGGACAGCGCTCTGCTCACGGCGTCGCGACGGCCGACAACGATGGGCGATACCGCTGCACGCCGCGCTGCGTCGGTCCGGCGACGTCCGGGAGGCGACTCCACCGGTACGCTCTGGGTGCGTGATTCCACCGGCACCTTTGCCCGTCTGCTGGTACGCACCGGCCTGAGCGATGGTCAACGCACCGAGGTGCGCGGACCCAACCTGACGGAAGGGCTGCAGGTGATTGTTGGGATCACCACCGCGTCGTCCGGCGCGGCGGCGACAGCCGCCACCAGCAATCCGTTTCAGCCGACGCAGCAGGGTGGTGGAGCGCCACGACCGCGAGGGGCCTTCTGA
- a CDS encoding dienelactone hydrolase family protein, translating into MERKTAHDFDQDLLILFDAYVHGGIDRRTFLDRASKYAVGGVTALMLLEQLTPKFLEAQVIKPEDDRIQQQYVEYASPNGYGTMRGYLAKPATAGRAPGILVIHENRGLNPHIEDIARRLAVDGFVAFAPDALFPLGGYPGDEDKAREQFGKLEQPKTREDFVAAAAWLKARPECTGKIGAVGFCYGGGMVNYLATRLGTELSAGVAFYGSSPDLADVPKIRAPLMIQSAETDARINASWPAFEEALKAAKAPYERHLYPGTQHGFNNDTTPRYDAAAAKLAWDRTLAFFRQHVRS; encoded by the coding sequence ATGGAACGCAAGACGGCGCACGACTTCGATCAGGATCTGCTCATCCTGTTCGATGCCTACGTCCACGGCGGTATTGATCGCCGGACCTTTCTGGACCGGGCCTCCAAATACGCTGTAGGAGGCGTCACGGCGCTCATGCTGCTCGAGCAGCTCACGCCCAAGTTCCTCGAAGCGCAAGTCATCAAGCCCGAGGACGACCGCATTCAACAGCAGTACGTCGAATACGCGTCGCCCAACGGCTACGGGACGATGCGGGGCTACCTGGCCAAGCCCGCCACGGCGGGCCGGGCGCCCGGCATTCTGGTCATTCACGAGAATCGCGGTCTCAACCCGCACATCGAAGACATCGCTCGGCGACTGGCGGTGGACGGGTTTGTCGCGTTTGCTCCGGATGCCCTCTTTCCATTGGGTGGGTATCCTGGCGATGAAGACAAAGCCCGCGAACAGTTTGGCAAGCTCGAGCAGCCGAAAACGCGTGAAGACTTCGTGGCCGCTGCCGCGTGGCTCAAGGCACGTCCCGAGTGCACTGGCAAGATTGGTGCAGTAGGCTTCTGCTATGGTGGTGGTATGGTGAACTACCTCGCCACGCGACTCGGCACCGAGCTGTCGGCCGGTGTCGCATTCTACGGGTCGTCTCCCGATCTGGCCGATGTGCCCAAGATCCGGGCGCCGCTCATGATCCAGTCGGCCGAAACCGATGCGCGCATCAACGCCAGCTGGCCAGCGTTTGAAGAAGCGCTCAAGGCGGCCAAGGCGCCCTATGAACGGCATCTGTATCCAGGTACCCAGCACGGCTTCAACAACGACACCACACCACGTTACGACGCCGCCGCAGCCAAGCTGGCATGGGACCGTACGCTCGCCTTTTTCCGGCAGCACGTACGAAGCTAG
- a CDS encoding Glu/Leu/Phe/Val family dehydrogenase produces the protein MSTSFLAQVDAAFNRAAAFTKHDPTLLEQIRACNAVYFVSFPIRRDNGTIEVIQAWRAEHSQHKSPTKGGIRYAPNVSDDEVQALAALMTYKCAIVDVPFGGAKGGVKIDRRKYSEAELERITRRYTFELVRKRFIGPGIDVPAPDYGTSSKEMAWIADTYASLANGELDAIACVTAKPLAQGGIRGRTEATGRGVYYGLREACDDAEAMKRLGLTRGLEGKRVIVQGLGNVGYWAARFLQEAGALVVAVAEYNGAVANDKGLDIVALDAWRKAHGSLLGFPGATDIPEALTALELPCDILVPAALEHQLTAENAPRIQAKIVAEAANGPTTPEAEAVFAQKGILVLPDVWLNAGGVIVSYFEWLKNLSHVRFGRMQKRHEEETLRKLLRAIEDKTGQRFTDAEALSLTEGADEEDLVASGLAESMIVAYRQLTEVHRRIDDPKVTLRTAAMVSAIDKVAQSYVDMGIFP, from the coding sequence ATGTCAACGAGCTTTTTGGCGCAGGTTGATGCGGCCTTCAACCGTGCCGCCGCCTTTACCAAACACGACCCCACGCTGCTCGAACAGATCCGCGCCTGCAATGCGGTGTACTTCGTCAGCTTTCCCATTCGCCGTGACAACGGCACCATCGAAGTCATTCAGGCCTGGCGTGCGGAGCACTCGCAGCACAAGTCGCCCACCAAGGGCGGCATTCGCTACGCTCCCAATGTGAGCGACGATGAGGTGCAGGCACTGGCCGCCCTCATGACGTACAAATGCGCCATCGTGGACGTGCCGTTTGGCGGCGCGAAGGGCGGCGTCAAGATTGACCGGCGCAAGTATTCCGAAGCGGAATTGGAGCGCATCACGCGCCGCTATACCTTCGAGCTGGTGCGCAAGCGCTTCATCGGCCCCGGCATTGACGTTCCCGCACCAGACTACGGCACGTCATCCAAGGAAATGGCGTGGATTGCCGACACTTACGCTTCGCTCGCCAACGGTGAGCTCGACGCGATTGCCTGCGTCACCGCCAAGCCGCTGGCGCAGGGTGGTATTCGTGGTCGTACGGAAGCGACCGGCCGCGGGGTGTACTACGGGCTGCGCGAAGCGTGCGATGATGCCGAAGCCATGAAGCGCCTCGGCCTCACGCGTGGCCTCGAAGGCAAGCGCGTCATTGTGCAGGGATTGGGGAACGTGGGCTACTGGGCTGCACGCTTTCTGCAGGAGGCCGGCGCACTGGTGGTCGCGGTTGCCGAGTACAATGGCGCGGTGGCCAACGACAAAGGCCTCGACATCGTGGCGCTTGATGCCTGGCGCAAAGCCCATGGCTCGTTGCTCGGCTTCCCCGGCGCCACGGATATTCCCGAAGCGCTGACCGCGCTGGAACTGCCGTGCGACATTCTGGTACCGGCCGCATTGGAGCATCAGCTCACGGCAGAAAACGCCCCGCGCATTCAGGCCAAGATCGTGGCCGAAGCAGCCAACGGCCCTACGACGCCGGAAGCCGAAGCGGTCTTTGCACAGAAAGGCATCCTGGTACTCCCCGACGTGTGGCTCAACGCCGGCGGCGTTATCGTGTCGTACTTCGAGTGGCTCAAGAATCTCTCCCACGTACGCTTTGGCCGCATGCAGAAGCGGCACGAGGAAGAGACACTGCGCAAGCTGCTGCGCGCCATTGAGGACAAGACCGGTCAGCGCTTTACCGATGCGGAAGCGCTGTCATTGACCGAGGGTGCCGACGAAGAAGATCTCGTGGCCTCCGGGCTCGCCGAGTCGATGATTGTGGCCTATCGGCAACTCACCGAGGTGCATCGCCGTATCGATGATCCCAAGGTCACGCTGCGCACCGCCGCCATGGTAAGCGCCATCGACAAGGTGGCCCAGTCGTACGTGGACATGGGCATCTTCCCGTAA
- a CDS encoding sialidase family protein — MRTRSSAAALLVGALATVPLPAQPASTAARPAVDTSALSRLTFRSIGPANMMGRATDVEGVPGDPNIVYVGTASGGVWKTTNGGTTWKALFDAQPTLSIGDLALEPGNPEVIYVGTGEANVRNSVSFGRGMYKSTDGGASWRFIGLGDARHIARVIVDPRDVRTVFVCAVGHIGAPSAERGVFVTRDGGESWTKSLFTDDKHGCADLDIDPVNPNRVYAVMWHFDRKQWTFTSGSTEGGIFASADGGRTWKKQGGGLPKLLGRVGIKVAPSRPSTLYALTESREGYVWRSDDYGATWRATSQDAATMCRGYYYSDLRVDPQNHDRVYAIACQFSYSIDGGRNFVRFSGNVHGDHHGLWIDPTDPRRLWQVNDGGIAVSNDQGATWRFPNQFPLAQFYQVHADNREPFYFLGGGLQDNGNWLGPSRTREPQGILVDDWRLVSYGDGYYQTSHPDDPDFIVSESQGGMIWRTHMKTLEQQDISPQPRRNDGGPVNTLKYRFNWNAPVVASPHDGKILYFGAQVIFRSKDFGSTWETISPDLTKNDTTRHGPAGGPVITEATTAEYYNTLYSIAESPAQRGVIWAGADDGMLHVTRDDGKTWTRVDMNVRGVGPEAVVSHVEPSRTAACTAYATFERHFMDDYKPYVFRTTDCGATWASVAGNLPAMAYLQVLREDPKNAQVLYAGTEIGLYVTVNGGGSWFRLGGNLPAVPVHEVLVHGRENDLIVGTHARGIWILDDASVIQELAAAPQKPMHLFAMRTATRFATKTTKTGSLGDALFRGANPPYGAIIRYHLATKPDAATPVRIEVRDSAGTLVRALNTIPREAGVNTTSWNLAYEAPRARRAVAADDPEVAFFGALSGPRVLPGRYRVRLIVGDQQVEQPLTVRVDPTVTVTAEALKEQFTLAMQLRDLQSLVNDTLRALDGRQAELVARKRAADAIPDGGGKQVAEKLGAELKAVNDLLDMLAKPSTAPYWSEGPRIADRLGNLLRNLEAINAAPTGPQRGLSTELATELRTALDAVARQLNRMGITM, encoded by the coding sequence ATGCGTACCCGCTCCTCCGCCGCCGCGCTCCTGGTTGGCGCGCTCGCCACTGTACCACTGCCGGCCCAGCCGGCATCCACTGCGGCGCGCCCCGCCGTGGACACCTCAGCGCTCTCCCGCCTCACCTTCCGCAGCATCGGCCCGGCCAACATGATGGGCCGTGCGACCGATGTAGAAGGGGTCCCGGGTGATCCCAACATCGTTTACGTGGGCACCGCCAGTGGCGGCGTATGGAAGACCACCAACGGAGGGACCACGTGGAAGGCGCTCTTTGACGCGCAGCCCACGCTGTCCATTGGTGACCTCGCGCTTGAACCGGGCAACCCCGAGGTCATCTATGTGGGCACCGGCGAAGCCAATGTGCGCAATTCGGTGTCGTTCGGGCGCGGCATGTACAAGAGCACCGATGGTGGTGCGTCATGGCGCTTCATTGGCCTGGGCGATGCGCGCCACATTGCCCGTGTGATTGTGGACCCGCGTGATGTGCGCACGGTCTTTGTGTGCGCGGTGGGGCACATCGGGGCGCCCAGCGCCGAACGCGGTGTGTTTGTCACGCGAGACGGTGGCGAATCATGGACAAAATCGCTGTTTACCGACGATAAACACGGGTGTGCTGATCTGGATATCGACCCGGTCAATCCCAACCGCGTGTACGCGGTCATGTGGCACTTCGATCGCAAGCAGTGGACCTTCACCAGTGGTTCCACCGAGGGTGGCATCTTCGCGTCGGCCGATGGTGGCCGCACCTGGAAGAAGCAGGGCGGCGGGTTGCCCAAACTGCTGGGCCGCGTGGGCATCAAGGTGGCCCCGTCGCGCCCCAGCACACTGTACGCGCTCACCGAATCGCGCGAAGGCTACGTGTGGCGCAGCGACGACTACGGCGCCACCTGGCGCGCCACCAGTCAGGATGCCGCGACCATGTGCCGCGGCTACTACTACTCCGACTTGCGCGTGGACCCGCAGAATCACGATCGCGTGTACGCCATTGCCTGTCAGTTCTCGTACTCCATTGACGGCGGCCGCAACTTTGTCCGCTTCTCCGGCAACGTGCACGGCGATCATCACGGACTCTGGATTGATCCCACCGATCCGCGTCGCCTGTGGCAGGTGAACGACGGCGGTATTGCCGTCTCCAACGATCAGGGCGCCACCTGGCGCTTCCCCAATCAGTTTCCGTTGGCCCAGTTCTATCAGGTGCACGCCGACAACCGCGAGCCGTTCTACTTCCTTGGCGGTGGATTGCAGGACAACGGCAACTGGCTTGGCCCCAGCCGCACACGTGAACCGCAGGGCATTCTCGTGGACGACTGGCGGTTGGTGTCGTACGGCGATGGCTACTATCAGACCTCACACCCCGACGATCCGGACTTCATCGTCTCGGAGTCGCAGGGTGGCATGATCTGGCGTACGCACATGAAAACGCTGGAGCAGCAGGACATCTCTCCGCAGCCGCGCCGCAACGACGGCGGCCCGGTGAATACGCTCAAGTACCGCTTCAATTGGAACGCGCCTGTCGTGGCGTCGCCGCACGACGGCAAGATCCTCTACTTCGGCGCGCAGGTCATTTTCCGGTCGAAGGACTTCGGCTCGACGTGGGAAACCATCTCCCCTGATCTCACGAAGAACGACACCACGCGTCACGGTCCGGCAGGTGGTCCGGTCATCACGGAGGCCACCACGGCCGAGTACTACAACACACTGTACAGCATTGCCGAATCGCCGGCGCAGCGCGGCGTGATCTGGGCCGGTGCCGATGACGGGATGTTGCACGTGACCCGTGATGACGGCAAAACGTGGACGCGGGTGGACATGAATGTGCGCGGCGTGGGCCCGGAGGCGGTGGTGTCGCACGTGGAGCCGTCGCGGACCGCGGCGTGCACGGCGTACGCCACCTTCGAACGCCACTTCATGGATGACTACAAGCCGTATGTCTTCCGCACCACCGATTGCGGCGCCACGTGGGCGAGTGTCGCAGGCAATCTGCCGGCCATGGCCTATCTGCAGGTGCTGCGTGAAGACCCGAAGAACGCGCAGGTGCTGTACGCTGGCACCGAGATCGGTCTCTACGTCACGGTGAATGGTGGCGGCAGCTGGTTCCGTCTGGGTGGGAACCTGCCGGCGGTTCCGGTGCACGAAGTGCTGGTGCATGGCCGCGAAAACGACCTCATTGTGGGCACGCACGCCCGCGGGATCTGGATTCTCGACGACGCGTCGGTCATTCAGGAATTGGCGGCCGCACCGCAGAAGCCGATGCACCTGTTCGCCATGCGCACGGCTACACGCTTTGCCACCAAGACCACCAAGACCGGATCACTTGGCGATGCGCTCTTCCGCGGCGCCAACCCGCCCTACGGCGCCATCATTCGCTATCACCTGGCCACCAAGCCGGACGCCGCCACACCGGTGCGTATTGAAGTCCGTGATTCCGCGGGTACGCTGGTGCGTGCGCTGAATACGATTCCGCGAGAAGCCGGGGTGAACACCACGTCGTGGAATCTCGCCTACGAGGCGCCACGGGCGCGCCGTGCGGTGGCCGCCGACGATCCCGAGGTGGCGTTCTTCGGCGCGCTGAGCGGCCCGCGCGTGCTCCCCGGACGCTATCGCGTACGGCTCATTGTGGGTGACCAGCAGGTAGAGCAGCCGCTCACCGTGCGCGTAGACCCCACGGTGACCGTGACGGCCGAGGCGCTCAAGGAGCAGTTCACGCTGGCCATGCAGCTGCGCGACCTGCAATCACTGGTCAACGATACGCTGCGGGCACTGGACGGTCGTCAGGCCGAGCTGGTGGCTCGCAAGCGTGCTGCCGACGCCATTCCCGATGGCGGCGGCAAGCAGGTCGCCGAGAAGCTCGGTGCCGAACTCAAGGCGGTGAACGACTTGCTCGATATGCTCGCCAAGCCGTCCACGGCGCCGTACTGGAGTGAAGGCCCGCGCATTGCCGACCGCCTGGGGAACCTGCTTCGCAATCTCGAAGCCATCAATGCGGCGCCAACGGGTCCGCAGCGCGGCTTGTCTACCGAGCTGGCGACGGAGCTGCGTACCGCACTGGATGCCGTAGCGCGTCAGCTCAACCGGATGGGGATCACCATGTAG
- a CDS encoding alpha/beta hydrolase family protein: MQRSLRFFVPLVAFIAHPVESAAQSRAADTPAQAAVCPASVAAGSRCLAGRDSAGAYYWFAVPPQWNGTLVVHAHGGPELGNPKADRVAEDLTRWSIWTRAGYAYAGSGFHQGGVAVRSAAEDVERVRRLFVAQIGVPTRTVLHGQSWGASVAARAAEGTAGATGARYPYDAVLLTAGVLAGGSQSYDVRFDLRVVYQAICGNHPRADEPSYPLWQGLPLSSTLTRAELANRVDECTGVRKSPGERSAQQQRNLQSILGVIAIPETALIAHLNWGTWHFQDIVFRRLGGRNPFGNASVRYTGSLDDATLNATAFRATPDPAALAEFVNDTDPTGRIPVPVLTLHAIHDPTAFVELESVFRETMQRGGSGDRLVQLFTDDREHSYLSDAQYVAAMRALLTWAERGVKPTPKEVAAQCRTVDAQFSPATGCRFLPDYQPRPLSARVPKR; encoded by the coding sequence ATGCAACGGTCCCTTCGATTCTTCGTGCCGCTCGTCGCCTTCATTGCGCACCCCGTGGAGTCAGCGGCGCAGTCCCGTGCGGCCGACACGCCCGCCCAGGCTGCGGTCTGTCCGGCGTCGGTCGCTGCCGGCAGCCGGTGTCTCGCCGGGCGCGATAGTGCCGGGGCGTACTACTGGTTTGCGGTGCCGCCCCAGTGGAACGGCACGCTGGTGGTGCATGCCCATGGTGGCCCGGAACTGGGCAATCCCAAGGCTGACCGGGTGGCCGAAGATCTGACCCGCTGGTCGATCTGGACCCGGGCCGGGTACGCCTACGCCGGCTCCGGTTTCCATCAAGGCGGCGTGGCCGTACGAAGTGCCGCGGAGGATGTCGAACGCGTGCGCCGGCTGTTTGTGGCGCAGATTGGCGTCCCCACGCGCACGGTGCTGCACGGACAGTCCTGGGGCGCCAGTGTCGCGGCGCGTGCCGCTGAAGGAACCGCAGGAGCCACGGGGGCCAGGTACCCCTACGACGCCGTATTGCTCACTGCCGGCGTTCTGGCTGGTGGTTCGCAATCGTACGATGTCCGCTTCGACTTGCGGGTCGTGTATCAGGCTATCTGTGGTAATCACCCGCGCGCTGACGAGCCCTCGTATCCGCTCTGGCAGGGACTCCCGCTGTCGTCCACACTCACGCGCGCCGAATTGGCCAACCGGGTGGACGAGTGTACCGGCGTCCGCAAGTCGCCCGGCGAGCGCAGTGCGCAGCAGCAGCGCAATCTGCAAAGCATCCTCGGCGTGATTGCCATTCCCGAGACGGCATTGATTGCCCATCTCAACTGGGGGACCTGGCACTTCCAGGACATCGTATTCCGGCGGCTCGGCGGCCGCAATCCGTTCGGCAACGCCTCGGTGCGCTATACCGGGTCGCTCGACGACGCCACCCTGAACGCGACGGCCTTTCGGGCCACCCCCGATCCGGCAGCGTTGGCCGAGTTTGTGAACGACACCGATCCCACCGGCCGCATTCCCGTACCGGTGCTCACGCTGCACGCCATACACGACCCCACCGCCTTTGTCGAATTGGAATCGGTGTTCCGCGAAACCATGCAGCGGGGCGGCAGCGGTGATCGGCTGGTGCAACTCTTTACCGACGACCGGGAGCATAGCTACCTGAGCGACGCGCAGTACGTGGCGGCCATGCGTGCCCTGCTCACCTGGGCAGAACGCGGGGTGAAGCCGACGCCGAAGGAAGTGGCCGCGCAGTGCCGCACGGTGGACGCGCAGTTTTCACCGGCCACCGGATGCCGGTTCCTCCCCGACTATCAGCCGCGTCCTCTCAGCGCGCGCGTGCCAAAACGCTAG